One region of Malania oleifera isolate guangnan ecotype guangnan chromosome 6, ASM2987363v1, whole genome shotgun sequence genomic DNA includes:
- the LOC131156990 gene encoding uncharacterized protein LOC131156990, with product MSAIVCGKRSLFEDLPAPPVTKRIRCSSSPVRFSPPRPFPASSSSQSPLPYSSPPSSALLLEHLRFIFPDMDKQVLERALEECGDDLDSAIKCLNELQLGSADKSMDSVAGKSGVALEENLQVQSHVGTVTNNEEDVSAEDPSAPKNLPVDGADWVELFVREMMSASNMDDARARASRALEVLEKSIYSRAGADAAHCFNQENMMLKEQMKALIQENTILKRAVSIQHERQKEYDEKSQELQHLKQLVSQCQDQLRTLEVNNYALTMHLKQAHQSSSIPGRFHPDVF from the exons ATGTCTGCCATAGTGTGTGGGAAGAGATCCTTATTCGAAGACCTGCCGGCACCTCCCGTCACCAAGAGAATTCGCTGTTCTTCTTCCCCCGTACGGTTCTCTCCTCCCAGGCCCTTCCCAGCCTCTTCTTCTTCTCAGTCTCCTCTTCCTTACTCGTCCCCGCCTTCTTCCGCTCTCCTGCTCGAGCATCTGAGATTTATTTTCCCTGACATGGACAAACAG GTTCTTGAGAGAGCACTTGAAGAATGTGGTGATGATTTAGATTCAGCCATCAAATGTCTGAATGAGCTTCAGCTAGGATCTGCTGATAAAAGCATGGACTCTGTTGCAGGAAAATCTGGTGTAGCACTGGAAGAAAATTTACAAGTTCAATCACATG TGGGTACCGTAACAAATAATGAAGAGGATGTCTCTGCTGAGGATCCGTCGGCTCCAAAGAATCTCCCTGTTGATGGTGCAGATTGGGTGGAGCTCTTTGTCAGAGAAATGATGAGTGCCTCAAACATGGATGATGCTAGAGCCCGTGCCTCAAGAGCGCTTGAGGTTTTGGAGAAGTCCATATATTCACGTGCAGGTGCAGATGCGGCTCATTGCTTTAACCAG GAAAATATGATGCTGAAGGAACAAATGAAAGCTCTGATTCAGGAAAACACAATCCTCAAGCGAGCTGTTTCTATTCAACATGAACGGCAAAAAGAGTATGATGAGAAGAGCCAGGAGTTGCAGCATTTGAAGCAGCTGGTGTCTCAGTGCCAGGATCAGTTGAGAACTCTAGAG GTGAATAATTATGCACTGACAATGCATCTCAAGCAGGCTCACCAAAGCAGCTCCATACCAGGGCGTTTCCATCCCGATGTCTTTTAA